In Fusarium pseudograminearum CS3096 chromosome 1, whole genome shotgun sequence, one genomic interval encodes:
- the FSR1 gene encoding FSR1 codes for MGPNAGNGVGGMEMGPMMQGNGSNLPQATEYTLQGVMRFLQTEWHRHERDRNTWEIEKQEMKGRIANLEGQARRADATQRVLRKYVTMLERKVKEQTAQLQGQEAVDAETAAKNDRAAKIQEKLRSTLEDMPVPGVDGVNYEKLDRGDEEAQRQDLKTFLDQCQSEFMYLMITPANPQPPRESPPLPIMEDLREVEAFGMPAPQPMERQFQLPTRSAQNHVQEMNSRMPQQNHVPHQQNQQQHFTQKQQELQPQPMVRSSAEHPPVMYQNNNDWPAPVSVTSRPVEEQVTPANHAAEVLGGMEDSAELREKHSVPPETDGWDFPEGTFPEPGNSQSNQSQPNRPDTDAFPAADNLPKSPTRRDSSHRRKGSMSRRRSADHELALAAQKAESGNFKLRFGLRGHLDTVRTIIFSGGGSPGEPEICTGGDDGMIKRFHIPRLDGHAGSLAHTASDLDVTANFTHRGHSGGILCLTSWSPSPNFSTGGRATGDGWIFSGGQDATIRVWERGRVDPKATLEGHTDAVWAICVLPATLGQIFGSSSPYGNTDRILVVSGAADGSVRLWSVSAPPQLSSPQPGTNRAMTGRGGRVRGNSMSSGSAFPNTPQATIASNSPFNHTLVHNIARSDGSTASPTCITPLGTTGESFVVSYSDAAIIVYDTRTGEQIGTMDSSETYDQTIKTSVNAVVATTLGLDQTNQNHSGEEDAASGATGGGRSMAGSGVEGTIISGHEDRFIRFFDANSGQCTYNMIAHPDAIASLSLSPDGRELVSAGHDASLRFWSLEKRTCTQEVTSHRVMRGEGICACVWSQDGKWVVSAGGDGVVKVFAR; via the exons ATGGGCCCAAATGCTGGCAACGGCGTGGGCGGAATGGAAATGGGGCCTATGATGCAGGGCAACGGCTCCAACCTGCCCCAGGCCACCGAATATACCCTCCAGGGCGTCATGCGCTTCCTGCAGACAGAATGGCACCGACATGAGCGCGATAGGAACACGTgggagattgagaagcaggagatGAAGGGCCGCATTGCCAACCTCGAGGGTCAGGCGCGGAGGGCTGATGCCACACAGCGCGTGCTTAGGAAGTACGTTACCATGCTGGAGCGCAAGGTTAAGGAGCAGACGGCTCAGCTCCAGGGGCAGGAGGCTGTCGATGCGGAAACGGCTGCTAAAAACGACCGCGCTGCAAAGATCCAGGAGAAGTTAAGAT CTACTTTGGAGGATATGCCCGTTCCCGGTGTCGATGGTGTTAACTACGAGAAGCTCGATCGAGGTGACGAGGAGGCTCAGCGACAGGATCTCAAGACCTTCCTCGACCAGTGCCAATCCGAATTTATGTACCTTATGATTACCCCCGCAAACCCGCAACCGCCTCGAGAGTCTCCCCCGCTACCGATTATGGAGGATCTGCGAGAGGTTGAGGCATTTGGCATGCCCGCGCCCCAACCTATGGAGCGGCAGTTTCAGCTACCCACGCGAAGTGCTCAAAACCATGTCCAGGAGATGAACTCTAGAATGCCCCAGCAGAACCACGTACCTCATCAACAgaaccagcaacagcacTTTACTCAAAAGCAGCAAGAACTACAGCCTCAACCCATGGTTCGTTCTTCGGCCGAACACCCCCCTGTTATGTaccagaacaacaacgactGGCCCGCCCCTGTATCTGTAACCTCTCGACCGGTTGAAGAACAAGTTACTCCGGCAAACCATGCAGCAGAAGTTTTAGGTGGAATGGAGGATTCTGCCGAGCTTAGAGAGAAGCACTCTGTGCCACCAGAGACAGACGGGTGGGACTTCCCGGAGGGTACATTCCCCGAACCTGGGAACTCTCAATCTAACCAGTCTCAACCAAACAGGCCCGATACCGATGCCTTCCCTGCTGCCGATAACCTGCCTAAATCCCCGACCCGACGAGATAGCTCTCACCGAAGGAAAGGGTCCATGTCTCGACGACGGAGTGCCGACCATGAACTAGCTTTGGCTGCGCAAAAGGCTGAGAGTGGTAACTTCAAGCTCAGATTCGGATTACGGGGCCATCTTGATACTGTTCGGACAATTATATTCTCTGGGGGCGGTAGTCCAGGAGAGCCAGAAATCTGTACTGGTGGAGACGATGGTATGATCAAGCGTTTCCACATTCCTAGGTTAGACGGCCATGCTGGAAGTCTTGCGCACACAGCTTCGGATCTTGATGTCACAGCCAACTTTACGCATCGCGGTCACTCAGGAGGCATTCTCTGCTTGACATCGTGGTCTCCTTCGCCAAACTTCTCGACTGGAGGTCGCGCAACTGGCGACGGCTGGATATTCTCTGGCGGCCAAGATGCGACTATTAGAGTTTGGGAACGCGGAAGGGTTGATCCCAAGGCGACTCTCGAAGGCCATACAGATGCTGTGTGGGCAATTTGTGTCCTCCCAGCAACTCTTGGTCAAATATTTGGAAGCTCAAGTCCTTATGGCAACACTGATCGCATCTTGGTTGTGTCTGGTGCTGCAGACGGCAGTGTTCGTTTGTGGTCAGTCAGCGCACCTCCTCAGCTGAGCTCACCACAGCCTGGAACAAACCGAGCCATGACTGGCCGTGGAGGTAGAGTCCGTGGCAACTCGATGAGCTCTGGAAGCGCGTTCCCCAACACTCCTCAGGCTACTATTGCATCAAACTCGCCCTTCAACCACACCCTTGTCCACAACATTGCGAGGTCAGACGGCTCCACGGCCAGCCCAACATGTATTACACCTCTGGGCACTACCGGTGAATCCTTTGTTGTCTCGTACTCTGATGCCGCTATTATCGTCTATGATACACGAACTGGTGAACAAATCGGCACAATGGATAGCTCGGAGACATATGACCAGACGATCAAGACCAGTGTCAACGCTGTTGTGGCGACGACACTCGGTCTTGACCAGACCAACCAGAACCATAGCGGCGAGGAAGATGCTGCTTCAGGAGCGACTGGCGGTGGAAGGTCAATGGCTGGTTCAGGCGTAGAGGGTACTATCATTTCTGGCCACGAAGATCGCTTCATCCGGTTCTTCGATGCCAACAGCG GTCAATGTACATACAATATGATTGCCCACCCCGATGCCATCGCCAGCTTATCTCTTAGCCCCGACGGACGTGAACTCGTCAGTGCCGGCCACGATGCCTCGCTCCGCTTCTGGAGTCTCGAGAAGAGAACGTGCACACAAGAAGTGACAAGTCACCGAGTGATGCGCGGCGAGGGCATCTGCGCCTGTGTATGGAGTCAGGACGGAAAATGGGTTGTCAGCGCTGGCGGCGACGGCGTGGTCAAGGTATTTGCACGATAA